A DNA window from Doryrhamphus excisus isolate RoL2022-K1 chromosome 2, RoL_Dexc_1.0, whole genome shotgun sequence contains the following coding sequences:
- the LOC131108422 gene encoding elongation of very long chain fatty acids protein 6-like isoform X1 — MMLTELDFERHLDQRGAVSWMKNNWGAAFVLSAVYAALVFGGQHYMRFRPKMNLRGPLAVWSLALALFSIMGAIRTGSVMLHILSSGGFRRSVCDQIFYNGPVTKFWAYAFMLSKVPELGDTFFIVLRKQRLLFLHWYHHITVLLYSWYSYKDMVAGGGWFMTINYTVHALMYSYYAARAAGLRVPRVVAVVVTCAQLAQMVAGLAVIGLVYRWMQNGDCPSHLVNIACGALMYLSYLLLFSHFFYRSYLQPRRCGKAE; from the exons ATGATGCTGACAGAGTTGGATTTTGAAAGACACTTGGACCAGCGTGGAGCTGTCTCCTGGATGAAGAACAACTG GGGCGCAGCATTCGTACTCAGCGCCGTGTACGCCGCCCTGGTGTTTGGAGGGCAGCACTACATGAGGTTCCGCCCGAAGATGAACCTGAGGGGACCGTTGGCTGTGTGGTCACTTGCCCTAGCCCTCTTCAG CATCATGGGTGCCATTCGGACGGGTTCCGTTATGCTTCACATCCTGAGCAGCGGTGGATTCCGGCGTTCCGTGTGTGACCAGATCTTCTATAACGGACCCGTGACCAAGTTCTGGGCTTACGCCTTCATGCTGAGCAAGGTGCCCGAGCTGG GTGACACGTTCTTCATTGTGCTGAGAAAGCAGCGCCTCCTCTTCCTGCACTGGTACCATCACATCACGGTGCTGCTCTACTCCTGGTACTCCTACAAAGACATGGTGGCGGGCGGCGGCTGGTTCATGACCATCAACTACACGGTGCACGCGCTCATGTACAGTTACTATGCCGCACGTGCCGCCGGTTTGCGTGTGCCTCGCGTTGTGGCCGTGGTGGTCACGTGCGCTCAGTTGGCGCAGATGGTAGCGGGCCTCGCGGTGATTGGGCTGGTGTACCGCTGGATGCAAAATGGCGACTGCCCCTCCCACCTGGTCAACATCGCTTGTGGGGCACTCATGTACCTCAGCTACCTGCTGCTCTTCTCCCACTTCTTCTATCGCTCATACCTTCAGCCTCGCAGGTGCGGCAAGGCCGAGTAG
- the LOC131108422 gene encoding elongation of very long chain fatty acids protein 6-like isoform X2 translates to MRFRPKMNLRGPLAVWSLALALFSIMGAIRTGSVMLHILSSGGFRRSVCDQIFYNGPVTKFWAYAFMLSKVPELGDTFFIVLRKQRLLFLHWYHHITVLLYSWYSYKDMVAGGGWFMTINYTVHALMYSYYAARAAGLRVPRVVAVVVTCAQLAQMVAGLAVIGLVYRWMQNGDCPSHLVNIACGALMYLSYLLLFSHFFYRSYLQPRRCGKAE, encoded by the exons ATGAGGTTCCGCCCGAAGATGAACCTGAGGGGACCGTTGGCTGTGTGGTCACTTGCCCTAGCCCTCTTCAG CATCATGGGTGCCATTCGGACGGGTTCCGTTATGCTTCACATCCTGAGCAGCGGTGGATTCCGGCGTTCCGTGTGTGACCAGATCTTCTATAACGGACCCGTGACCAAGTTCTGGGCTTACGCCTTCATGCTGAGCAAGGTGCCCGAGCTGG GTGACACGTTCTTCATTGTGCTGAGAAAGCAGCGCCTCCTCTTCCTGCACTGGTACCATCACATCACGGTGCTGCTCTACTCCTGGTACTCCTACAAAGACATGGTGGCGGGCGGCGGCTGGTTCATGACCATCAACTACACGGTGCACGCGCTCATGTACAGTTACTATGCCGCACGTGCCGCCGGTTTGCGTGTGCCTCGCGTTGTGGCCGTGGTGGTCACGTGCGCTCAGTTGGCGCAGATGGTAGCGGGCCTCGCGGTGATTGGGCTGGTGTACCGCTGGATGCAAAATGGCGACTGCCCCTCCCACCTGGTCAACATCGCTTGTGGGGCACTCATGTACCTCAGCTACCTGCTGCTCTTCTCCCACTTCTTCTATCGCTCATACCTTCAGCCTCGCAGGTGCGGCAAGGCCGAGTAG
- the aifm2 gene encoding apoptosis-inducing factor 2 encodes MGAQNSSVEGVHVVVVGGGFGGIAAAQQLKHGGMSFTLIDMRDAFHHNVAALRASVQPGFSRRTFIPYADTFGDSFLQGRVERVDTERQVVVLQGGREVRFSHLILCTGTDGPFPGKFNTVASYENAIQAYEDFVKQIQIADSVLVVGGGSTGVEMAAEIKTEYPQKKVVLVHARVGLADPDLLTSVRRQAKEVLLEKGVELLLGQKVSNLSSLTLNVTQKNMEVTTENGTILTTDLIINCSGLKVNSAAYVSNFAGSLAQNGALRVNQHLQVEAFSNIYAVGDCTDVPEPKTAYLAGLHAGVAVDNIIKSVSGKPLTSYRTGNVTMLLAMGRDDGVGQFNGLRLPRCLVAIAKSRDLLVWKSWKDMGQVQP; translated from the exons ATGGGCGCTCAGAACTCTTCAGTGGAGGGCGTGcacgtggtggtggtgggcggGGGCTTTGGGGGCATAGCAGCAGCCCAGCAGCTGAAGCATGGAGGCATGAGCTTCACTTTGATTGACATGCGGGACGCCTTCCATCACAACGTGGCTGCCTTAAGAGCGTCCGTGCAGCCAG GATTTTCCCGGAGGACCTTCATCCCGTACGCTGACACATTCGGAGACAGTTTTCTTCAGGGTCGGGTGGAGCGAGTCGACACTGAGCGCCAAGTGGTGGTCCTGCAAGGAGGGAGG GAAGTCCGCTTTTCACACCTCATCCTGTGCACGGGAACTGATGGGCCTTTTCCCGGGAAGTTCAACACGGTGGCGTCGTATGAGAACGCCATTCAGGCTTACGAGGACTTTGTCAAGcag ATTCAGATCGCTGACTCCGTGCTGGTGGTGGGCGGAGGCTCGACCGGCGTGGAGATGGCGGCTGAGATCAAGACAGAATATCCACAAAAGAAG GTGGTTCTGGTCCACGCCCGAGTCGGCCTAGCTGACCCGGACCTCCTGACCAGCGTGCGGCGCCAGGCCAAGGAGGTTCTTCTGGAAAAAGGAGTGGAGCTCCTGCTGGGTCAGAAAGTGTCCAACCTCTCCAGCCTGACTTTAAATGTGACTCAGAAGAACATGGAGGTCACCACGGAGAACGGAACCATACTGACCACGGACCTGATCATCAACTGCAGCGGACTGAAGGTCAACTCAGCCGCCTACGTGTCCAACTTCG CTGGAAGTTTGGCACAAAATGGCGCTCTGAGGGTCAACCAGCATCTGCAGGTGGAAGCCTTCTCCAACATTTACGCCGTGGGTGACTGCACCGACGTGCCAGAACCCAAAACGGCGTACCTGGCCGGGCTGCACGCTGGCGTCGCAGTCGACAACATCATCAAAAGTGTGAGCGGGAAGCCGCTGACCTCGTACCGCACAG GCAACGTGACCATGCTGCTGGCCATGGGACGGGACGACGGCGTCGGCCAGTTTAACGGCCTCAGGTTACCTCGCTGCCTGGTTGCCATAGCGAAGAGTCGAGACCTGCTGGTATGGAAGAGCTGGAAGGACATGGGCCAGGTGCAACCCTGA